One Rhipicephalus microplus isolate Deutch F79 chromosome 4, USDA_Rmic, whole genome shotgun sequence genomic window carries:
- the LOC119172380 gene encoding uncharacterized protein LOC119172380, protein MILFTTTLLLLAGLSQQQSNEDLNAYVDKILKEELPAEKIDPLTTRGFSFHIRDHPHVVSVKFQPSTITGLGTIQRSGDCSSYNRLFPYRVYVGCNVTYGEIKVSVKSQLKYDRNSTTVTADTTFPEVHGRLYVSAGAWKGPRARAFPKLGNFTTTFTGLDENPQTQKLRWGYYEVIRDILAVSIERTLSWAISESAGKVLWPCC, encoded by the exons ATGATCCTCTTCACGACCACGCTTCTGCTCTTAGCGG GGCTCAGCCAACAGCAGTCCAACGAGGATCTTAATGCGTACGTGGACAAGATACTGAAGGAAGAGCTTCCCGCCGAGAAGATTGACCCCTTGACAACGCGTGGCTTCAGCTTCCACATCAGGGACCACCCACACGTCGTGAGCGTGAAGTTCCAGCCATCAACCATTACCGGTCTCGGCACCATCCAGCGCTCGGGAGACTGCTCGTCTTACAACCGGCTGTTCCCGTACCGAGTATACGTTGGCTGCAACGTCACTTACGGAGAAATCAAG GTGAGTGTGAAGAGCCAGCTCAAGTACGACCGTAACAGCACGACCGTCACGGCTGACACGACGTTTCCGGAGGTTCACGGCCGCCTGTACGTGTCCGCCGGTGCCTGGAAGGGGCCCAGGGCACGTGCCTTCCCCAAGCTCGGAAACTTCACCACCACATTCACTGGCCTGGACGAAAACCCCCAAACTCAGAAGCTGCGCTGGGGATACTACGAGGTGATCCGCGACATTCTGGCCGTCAGCATCGAGAGGACCCTGTCCTGGGCCATCTCCGAAAGCGCCGGCAAGGTCCTCTGGCCCTGCTGCTAG